The DNA sequence CGGCCACTGGAACCCCCACGGCCCCCGACAACACCCCCACGCCCCCGGCCGACCCCAACGGCAAGCTCGACTACCGCAACCCGGCTGCTGACGCGCTCATTCCGGTAGAAGCCGAAAAGCGCCAGCCCATCACCGACGACCTGCAAGCCACCGTGGTAGAGCTGCTGGAGCTGTACCACGACGCGAAGCAGAGCCACTGGAACCTGCGGGGCCCCATCTACCTGCCGCTGCACGAGCAGCTGCAACAATATGCTAACCAGTACCTCAAGTACGCCGATATCATGGCCGAGCGCGTGCTACAAGTGGGCCACCCCATTGATGGCCGCACCGCCGTGGTGGCCGCCAACGCCAACCTAGGCGAGTTCCCGGGGGGCTACCTCTCTGATAAGCAAATGCTCATCCTCATGACCGAGCGCATTACCACCGTGGCCAAGCGCGTGCGCCAGCGCATCGACCACCTAGGCAAAATAGACGAGGTGACCTCCAAC is a window from the Hymenobacter nivis genome containing:
- a CDS encoding Dps family protein, coding for MKIYFLAASVALLAAAAPYQATAQSRRANRTTTGQAAPAATGTPTAPDNTPTPPADPNGKLDYRNPAADALIPVEAEKRQPITDDLQATVVELLELYHDAKQSHWNLRGPIYLPLHEQLQQYANQYLKYADIMAERVLQVGHPIDGRTAVVAANANLGEFPGGYLSDKQMLILMTERITTVAKRVRQRIDHLGKIDEVTSNQLQELSYVLDKQVWQFRVHMQ